In Streptomyces qaidamensis, one DNA window encodes the following:
- a CDS encoding 3-keto-5-aminohexanoate cleavage protein: MMQVCLNGSRTAADGVAVPLTPESMAGSAAGAVAAGARDLHVHPKTPCGQDTLSPRVLAVTLSAIRARVPVPVGVTTGAWAEPDPAARLERIRAWTVLPDHASVNWHEPGAEETAALLMERGVGVEAGIWSGTDGAERFAASPLGPKVLRVLAEVTDTDPQGAVSSAHALLSGIGTAHGRPVLLHGEDGGAWPVLRLAGRLGLATRIGLEDVLVLPGGEPARSNGELVAAGLAEYETARSGVTDRPGRPSGASP, from the coding sequence ATGATGCAGGTGTGCCTGAACGGTTCGCGGACGGCCGCTGACGGTGTGGCCGTGCCGCTGACACCCGAGTCGATGGCCGGCTCGGCCGCCGGGGCCGTGGCCGCCGGGGCGAGGGACCTCCACGTCCATCCCAAGACCCCGTGCGGGCAGGACACGTTGTCGCCGCGGGTGCTCGCGGTGACGCTGTCGGCGATCCGGGCACGGGTGCCGGTGCCGGTCGGTGTGACCACGGGCGCGTGGGCGGAGCCGGACCCCGCCGCCCGGCTGGAGCGGATACGCGCGTGGACGGTGCTGCCCGACCACGCCTCGGTCAACTGGCACGAGCCGGGGGCGGAGGAGACGGCCGCGCTGCTCATGGAGCGCGGAGTGGGTGTGGAGGCCGGCATCTGGTCCGGGACGGACGGCGCGGAGCGGTTCGCCGCCTCGCCGCTCGGGCCGAAGGTGCTGCGGGTCCTGGCGGAGGTGACGGACACGGATCCGCAGGGCGCCGTGTCGTCCGCGCACGCGCTGCTGTCCGGCATCGGGACCGCCCACGGCCGGCCTGTCCTGCTGCACGGCGAGGACGGGGGCGCCTGGCCGGTGCTGCGCCTCGCGGGCCGGCTGGGCCTGGCCACCCGGATCGGACTGGAGGACGTCCTGGTCCTGCCGGGAGGGGAACCGGCGAGGTCGAACGGAGAACTGGTCGCGGCCGGGCTGGCGGAGTACGAGACGGCCCGGTCGGGCGTTACCGACCGCCCCGGTCGACCATCAGGCGCGAGCCCGTGA
- a CDS encoding ArsR/SmtB family transcription factor, giving the protein MTTRDPRATALARFAALFADETRAACLLALLDGRAWTAGELARHAGVAASTLSEHLGRLVTGGLLTEDRQGRHRYVRLADARIAQLVEDLASQVPPGTAVRPRNLRESNAGSAMARGRTCYDHLAGRLGIAVTDALTARGLLQQETGFALTDAGTAWFVSAGIALDRQSRRPLARACLDWTERRPHLAGVAGAALCRHALDTGWCVRIGSERAVKVTAAGERALWDLLGVEAMALR; this is encoded by the coding sequence ATGACGACGAGGGATCCCCGGGCCACGGCCCTGGCCCGGTTCGCCGCGCTGTTCGCGGACGAGACCCGGGCCGCCTGCCTGCTGGCGCTGCTCGACGGCCGGGCCTGGACCGCGGGCGAGCTGGCACGGCACGCGGGGGTGGCCGCCTCGACGCTGAGCGAGCACCTGGGCCGGCTCGTCACGGGTGGGCTGCTCACCGAGGATCGGCAGGGCCGGCACCGCTACGTCCGGCTGGCCGACGCCCGGATCGCCCAGCTGGTGGAGGATCTCGCCTCCCAGGTCCCGCCGGGCACCGCCGTACGGCCGCGGAACCTGCGGGAGTCGAACGCAGGGTCGGCGATGGCCCGGGGCCGCACGTGTTACGACCATCTCGCCGGGCGGCTCGGCATCGCGGTCACCGACGCGCTGACGGCCCGCGGGCTGCTGCAGCAGGAGACGGGGTTCGCGCTCACCGACGCGGGGACGGCGTGGTTCGTCTCGGCCGGTATCGCCCTCGACCGGCAGAGTCGGCGGCCGCTCGCCCGGGCCTGTCTCGACTGGACCGAACGCCGGCCCCATCTCGCGGGCGTCGCGGGCGCGGCGCTGTGCCGGCACGCCCTGGACACGGGCTGGTGCGTGCGCATCGGCTCGGAACGGGCCGTGAAGGTGACGGCGGCCGGCGAGCGCGCCCTGTGGGACCTGCTGGGGGTGGAGGCGATGGCGTTGCGGTAG
- the soxR gene encoding redox-sensitive transcriptional activator SoxR produces MPQIPEKIHELTVGQLAARSGAAVSALHFYESKGLISSRRTAGNQRRYSRDTLRRVAFIRAAQRVGIPLATIRDALAELPEERTPTREDWAHLSEVWRTELEERINQLNRLRDHLTDCIGCGCLSLDNCVLSNPDDVFGERLTGSRLMVDRGGR; encoded by the coding sequence GTGCCCCAGATCCCAGAGAAGATCCATGAGCTCACGGTCGGCCAGCTCGCGGCGCGCAGCGGCGCCGCCGTTTCCGCCCTGCACTTCTACGAGTCCAAGGGCCTGATCAGCAGCCGCCGGACCGCGGGCAACCAGCGTCGCTACTCCCGCGACACGCTCCGCCGGGTCGCCTTCATCCGGGCCGCGCAACGGGTCGGCATCCCTCTGGCGACGATTCGCGACGCACTCGCCGAACTTCCCGAGGAGCGCACCCCCACCCGGGAGGACTGGGCGCACCTCTCCGAGGTCTGGCGCACCGAACTGGAAGAACGCATCAATCAGCTGAACCGCCTCCGGGACCACCTCACCGACTGCATCGGCTGCGGGTGTCTCTCCCTGGACAACTGCGTCCTGTCCAACCCGGACGACGTCTTCGGCGAACGCCTCACGGGCTCGCGCCTGATGGTCGACCGGGGCGGTCGGTAA
- a CDS encoding penicillin acylase family protein: MPRRAPRTVLDRMRTPSGIPGFLKTASVCALIAGLLSPLAPAAASETATAQATAAANDHCGNQCSDILPPGQNGNATLAQILLNQAFGTQPEHAEDQLGPYANLAKGYPGLTNDKINTFFNDASFGVPADQVASSLKPAGRGDVTIVRDKKTGVPHITGTTRYGTEFGAGYAAAQDRLWLMDVFRHVGRGQLTSFAGGAPSNQGLEQQFWRHAPYTEADLQAQIDNAVATNGERGKQALADVKAYLDGINAYIDASDKGRTFPGEYVLTGHKDSVTNAGTIEHFKITDLVALASVIGALFGSGGGGEVNNALSLMAAQDKYGVAEGTKVWESFRMRNDPEAVLTQHAGSFPYGTKPADPQGTALPDAGSVKPEPLVYDRTGSATTASATGASGEAAKTATSSAKRGMSNALVVSGKHTASGHPVAVFGPQTGYFAPQLLLLQEIQGPGISARGASFAGLSMYVELGRGQDYAWSATTSGQDIIDSYAVELCQDDYHYLYRGTCTPMEKIEQKNTWKPTVADGTAAGSYTMRVWRTKYGPVEYRATVGGKKVAYTTLRSSFLHEADSIIGFQMLNDPDYVKGPDTFQKAVQHINYTFNWFYADSEHTAYYNSGDNPVRAAGVDAEFPAWARPAYEWRGWDPATNTADYTPPSAHPNSVDQDYYVSWNNKQARDYTTAPWGNGSVHRGNLLEDRVKKLVQQGGVTRAALVKAMADAGLTDLRAEDVLPKLLKVVNSSPVTDPAVAAAVSRLQAWAAAGGKRTETAAGSKKYADADAIRILDAWWPLLVKAEFEPGLGSGLYEAMTANLPVDESPSAAHGPTGSHAGSSFQYGWWSYVDKDVRAVLGEQVKGPLARTYCGDGSLAACRDTLVSTLKAAAGKTAAQVYPGDDVCPAGDQWCADSINHRTLGGIKHGKIGWQNRPTYQQVVEFTSHR; the protein is encoded by the coding sequence ATGCCACGGCGTGCCCCACGCACCGTTCTCGACAGAATGAGAACTCCCAGCGGAATCCCCGGGTTCCTGAAGACAGCTTCGGTATGCGCACTGATTGCAGGTCTCTTGTCGCCGCTTGCCCCGGCCGCCGCCTCGGAAACAGCGACCGCGCAGGCCACGGCCGCGGCGAACGACCACTGCGGAAACCAGTGTTCGGACATCCTCCCGCCCGGCCAGAACGGCAACGCCACCCTCGCCCAGATCCTCCTCAACCAGGCCTTCGGCACCCAGCCCGAGCACGCCGAGGACCAGCTCGGGCCCTACGCCAACCTCGCCAAGGGCTACCCCGGCCTCACCAACGACAAGATCAACACCTTCTTCAACGACGCCTCCTTCGGCGTCCCCGCCGACCAGGTCGCCTCCAGCCTCAAGCCCGCCGGACGCGGTGACGTGACGATCGTCCGGGACAAGAAGACCGGTGTGCCGCACATCACCGGTACCACCCGGTACGGCACGGAGTTCGGCGCCGGCTACGCGGCGGCCCAGGACCGGCTGTGGCTGATGGACGTCTTCCGGCACGTCGGGCGCGGGCAGCTGACCTCCTTCGCGGGCGGTGCGCCCTCCAACCAGGGCCTGGAACAGCAGTTCTGGCGGCACGCCCCGTACACCGAGGCCGATCTTCAGGCGCAGATCGACAACGCCGTCGCCACCAACGGCGAGCGCGGCAAGCAGGCCCTCGCCGACGTCAAGGCCTACCTCGACGGCATCAACGCCTACATCGACGCCTCCGACAAGGGGCGTACCTTCCCGGGTGAATACGTACTCACCGGCCACAAGGACTCAGTCACCAACGCCGGCACGATCGAGCACTTCAAGATCACCGACCTGGTCGCGCTGGCCTCCGTCATCGGCGCGCTGTTCGGCTCGGGCGGAGGCGGCGAGGTGAACAACGCCCTCTCGCTCATGGCCGCCCAGGACAAGTACGGCGTCGCCGAGGGCACCAAGGTCTGGGAGTCCTTCCGGATGCGCAACGACCCGGAGGCCGTCCTCACCCAGCACGCCGGCAGCTTCCCGTACGGGACCAAGCCCGCCGACCCGCAGGGCACGGCCCTGCCCGACGCGGGCTCGGTGAAGCCGGAGCCGCTCGTGTACGACCGCACCGGCAGCGCCACCACGGCCTCCGCGACCGGCGCGTCCGGCGAAGCCGCCAAGACCGCCACGTCGTCCGCCAAGCGCGGCATGTCCAACGCCCTCGTCGTCAGCGGCAAGCACACCGCGAGCGGCCACCCCGTCGCCGTGTTCGGCCCGCAGACCGGCTACTTCGCCCCCCAGCTGCTGCTCCTCCAGGAGATCCAGGGCCCGGGCATCAGCGCCCGCGGCGCCTCCTTCGCGGGCTTGAGCATGTACGTCGAGCTCGGTCGCGGCCAGGACTACGCGTGGAGCGCCACGACCTCCGGCCAGGACATCATCGACTCCTACGCCGTCGAACTGTGCCAGGACGACTACCACTACCTGTACCGCGGCACCTGCACGCCGATGGAGAAGATCGAGCAGAAGAACACCTGGAAGCCCACGGTCGCCGACGGCACCGCCGCGGGCTCGTACACCATGCGCGTCTGGCGCACGAAGTACGGACCCGTCGAGTACCGCGCGACGGTCGGCGGCAAGAAGGTCGCCTACACCACGCTGCGCTCGTCCTTCCTGCACGAGGCCGACTCCATCATCGGCTTCCAGATGCTGAACGACCCGGACTACGTCAAGGGCCCGGACACCTTCCAGAAGGCCGTGCAGCACATCAACTACACCTTCAACTGGTTCTACGCCGACTCCGAGCACACCGCGTACTACAACAGCGGCGACAACCCGGTGCGCGCGGCCGGCGTGGACGCCGAGTTCCCGGCGTGGGCCCGGCCGGCGTACGAGTGGCGCGGCTGGGACCCGGCGACCAACACGGCCGACTACACCCCGCCCTCCGCGCACCCGAACTCCGTCGACCAGGACTACTACGTCTCCTGGAACAACAAGCAGGCCAGGGACTACACGACCGCCCCCTGGGGCAACGGGTCCGTGCACCGCGGCAACCTCCTGGAGGACCGGGTGAAGAAGCTCGTCCAGCAGGGCGGGGTGACCCGGGCCGCTCTCGTGAAGGCCATGGCCGACGCCGGACTGACGGACCTGCGGGCCGAGGACGTCCTGCCCAAGCTCCTGAAGGTCGTCAACAGCTCGCCCGTCACCGACCCCGCCGTCGCGGCCGCCGTGAGCAGACTCCAGGCCTGGGCCGCCGCGGGGGGCAAGCGTACGGAGACCGCCGCCGGCTCGAAGAAGTACGCCGACGCCGACGCGATCCGCATCCTCGACGCCTGGTGGCCGCTGCTGGTCAAGGCCGAGTTCGAACCCGGCCTCGGCAGCGGGCTCTACGAGGCCATGACCGCCAACCTCCCCGTCGACGAGTCCCCGTCGGCCGCCCACGGCCCGACCGGATCGCACGCGGGAAGCTCCTTCCAGTACGGCTGGTGGAGCTACGTCGACAAGGACGTCCGCGCGGTCCTCGGTGAGCAGGTGAAGGGACCGCTGGCGCGCACCTACTGCGGCGACGGCAGCCTCGCCGCCTGCCGGGACACCCTCGTCAGCACCCTGAAGGCGGCGGCCGGCAAGACGGCGGCCCAGGTCTACCCCGGCGACGACGTGTGCCCGGCGGGCGACCAGTGGTGCGCCGACTCGATCAACCACCGCACCCTCGGCGGCATCAAGCACGGCAAGATCGGCTGGCAGAACCGGCCGACCTACCAGCAGGTCGTGGAGTTCACCTCACACCGGTGA
- a CDS encoding DMT family transporter — translation MSNNSPSRPGRRAELLAAGAAAVTVVLWASAFVSIRSAGDAYSPGALALGRLLAGALTLGVICLLRREGVPPRSAWRGIAISGVLWFGFYMVALNWGEQQVDAGTAALVVNTGPILIALLGARLLGDPMPPRLLAGMAVSFAGAVTVGLSMSGEGGSSVLGVVLCLLAAIAYAGGVVAQKPALGSASPLQVTTFGCLVGAVLCLPFAGQLVQEAGDAPASATLNMLYLGVFPTALAFTTWAYALSRTTASRMGATTYAAPALVVLMSWLFLGEVPGLLTLVGGVLCLAGVAVSRSRAAARNAAPGAVPEPRSEQAGDSAR, via the coding sequence ATGTCGAACAACTCCCCGTCCCGTCCCGGCCGCCGGGCGGAGCTGCTCGCCGCCGGCGCGGCGGCGGTCACCGTCGTGCTGTGGGCGTCCGCCTTCGTCTCGATCCGCAGCGCCGGTGACGCGTACTCACCCGGCGCGCTGGCGCTCGGGCGGCTGCTGGCCGGGGCGCTGACGCTGGGGGTGATCTGCCTGCTGCGGCGGGAAGGGGTGCCGCCGCGCTCGGCCTGGCGCGGGATCGCGATATCGGGAGTGCTGTGGTTCGGCTTCTACATGGTCGCCCTCAACTGGGGCGAGCAGCAGGTCGACGCGGGTACGGCCGCCCTGGTCGTGAACACCGGGCCGATCCTGATCGCGCTGCTCGGTGCCCGGCTGCTCGGCGACCCGATGCCGCCGCGGCTGCTGGCGGGGATGGCCGTGTCGTTCGCCGGAGCCGTGACGGTGGGCCTGTCGATGTCGGGCGAGGGCGGGTCCTCGGTGCTCGGGGTGGTGCTGTGCCTGCTGGCGGCGATCGCGTACGCCGGTGGCGTCGTGGCGCAGAAGCCGGCGCTGGGCTCGGCGAGCCCCTTGCAGGTGACGACGTTCGGGTGCCTGGTCGGCGCGGTGCTGTGCCTGCCGTTCGCGGGGCAGCTCGTCCAGGAGGCCGGTGACGCCCCGGCTTCCGCGACGCTCAACATGCTCTACCTGGGCGTCTTCCCGACCGCCCTCGCCTTCACGACGTGGGCGTACGCGCTGTCCCGGACGACCGCGAGCCGGATGGGCGCGACGACGTACGCGGCGCCCGCACTGGTCGTCCTGATGTCGTGGCTGTTCCTCGGCGAGGTACCGGGGCTGCTCACGCTGGTGGGCGGGGTGCTGTGCCTGGCCGGGGTGGCGGTGTCGCGGTCGCGGGCCGCGGCCCGGAACGCGGCTCCGGGAGCGGTTCCGGAGCCGCGGTCCGAGCAGGCCGGGGACTCAGCTCGTTGA
- a CDS encoding acyl-CoA dehydrogenase family protein, with translation MNLELSEEQSAVRQLARDFVEREITPHVIAWDRAEEVDRAIVKKLGEVGFLGLTIDEEYGGSGGDHLAYCLVTEELGRGDSSVRGIVSVSLGLVAKTVAAWGSEEQKRRWLPGLTSGASIGCFGLTEPGTGSDAGNLVTRAVRDGDDYVLNGTKTFITNGTWADVVLLFARSTDAPGHKGVSAFLVPAETPGLTRRTIHGKLGLRGQATAELALEDVRVPASALLGEEGKGFSIAMSALAKGRMSVAAGCVGIAQAALDAAVRYAGEREQFGRTIAHHQLVQELLSDIALDVDAARLLTWRVADLIDRGQPFAVESSKAKLFASEAAVRAANNALQVFGGYGYIDEYPAGKLLRDARVMTLYEGTSQIQKLVIGRALTGVSAF, from the coding sequence GTGAATCTGGAGCTCAGCGAGGAGCAGAGCGCTGTCCGGCAGCTCGCGCGGGACTTCGTGGAGCGCGAGATCACCCCGCACGTCATCGCCTGGGACCGCGCCGAGGAGGTCGACCGGGCGATCGTCAAGAAGCTCGGGGAGGTCGGTTTCCTGGGCCTGACGATCGACGAGGAGTACGGCGGCTCCGGGGGTGACCACCTTGCGTACTGCCTGGTCACGGAGGAGCTGGGCCGGGGCGACTCGTCCGTGCGCGGCATCGTCTCCGTCTCCCTCGGGCTGGTCGCCAAGACCGTCGCCGCCTGGGGGAGCGAGGAGCAGAAGCGGCGCTGGCTGCCCGGGCTGACCTCCGGCGCGTCGATCGGCTGCTTCGGCCTGACCGAGCCGGGCACGGGCTCGGACGCGGGCAACCTGGTGACCCGGGCCGTACGGGACGGCGACGACTACGTCCTCAACGGCACCAAGACGTTCATCACCAACGGCACCTGGGCCGACGTCGTCCTGCTCTTCGCCCGCTCCACGGACGCCCCGGGCCACAAGGGCGTCTCCGCCTTTCTCGTCCCGGCCGAGACGCCCGGCCTGACCCGCCGCACCATCCACGGCAAGCTCGGGCTGCGCGGCCAGGCCACGGCCGAACTCGCCCTGGAAGACGTACGCGTGCCGGCCTCCGCCCTGCTGGGGGAGGAGGGCAAGGGCTTCTCCATCGCCATGTCGGCTCTCGCCAAGGGCCGGATGTCGGTCGCAGCGGGCTGTGTCGGCATAGCCCAGGCCGCCCTCGACGCGGCCGTGCGCTACGCGGGGGAGCGCGAGCAGTTCGGCAGGACCATCGCCCATCACCAGCTGGTCCAGGAGCTGCTCAGCGACATCGCCCTCGACGTGGACGCCGCGCGCCTGCTCACCTGGCGGGTCGCCGACCTGATCGACCGGGGGCAGCCGTTCGCCGTCGAGTCGTCCAAGGCCAAACTGTTCGCCTCGGAGGCCGCCGTCCGCGCCGCCAACAACGCGCTCCAGGTGTTCGGCGGCTACGGCTACATCGACGAGTACCCGGCGGGCAAGCTGCTGCGGGACGCCCGCGTCATGACCCTCTACGAGGGCACGAGCCAGATCCAGAAGCTGGTCATCGGGCGGGCGCTGACCGGCGTCTCGGCGTTCTGA
- a CDS encoding YiaA/YiaB family inner membrane protein, whose amino-acid sequence MSDTPGKQQNTAAFYGQAVASFAVAMAATAIGIYQLSADAWVRAFLAIAVLYLVTSSFTLAKVIRDRQDGAAPSYAPFEKR is encoded by the coding sequence ATGAGTGACACACCGGGCAAGCAGCAGAACACGGCCGCCTTCTACGGCCAGGCCGTCGCCTCCTTCGCCGTCGCCATGGCGGCCACCGCGATCGGCATCTACCAGCTCAGCGCCGACGCCTGGGTGCGGGCCTTCCTCGCGATCGCCGTCCTGTACCTGGTCACGTCCTCCTTCACCCTGGCCAAGGTGATCCGGGACCGGCAGGACGGTGCGGCCCCCTCGTACGCCCCCTTCGAGAAGCGCTGA
- a CDS encoding TetR/AcrR family transcriptional regulator translates to MSTAEDTAGGEAQAWGEVTPDAARRLLIAAVEAFAERGYHATTTRDIAGRAGMSPAALYIHYKTKEELLHRISRIGHEKALEILRTASRREGSATERLADAVSSFVRWHAGGRTTARVVQYELESLGPDARAEILALRRQVDGEVRGIIEEGARSGEFEVIDVHGTTLAVLSLCIDVARWFNVDGPRTPEQVGELYAELVLRMVGAQGPAV, encoded by the coding sequence ATGAGTACGGCGGAGGATACGGCCGGCGGCGAGGCGCAGGCGTGGGGCGAGGTCACGCCCGACGCGGCGCGGCGGCTGCTGATCGCCGCGGTGGAGGCCTTCGCCGAGCGCGGCTACCACGCCACGACGACCCGCGACATCGCGGGTCGCGCCGGGATGAGCCCGGCCGCGCTCTACATCCACTACAAGACCAAGGAAGAGCTGCTGCACCGCATCAGCAGGATCGGGCACGAGAAGGCCCTGGAGATCCTGCGGACGGCGTCCCGCCGCGAGGGCAGCGCCACCGAGCGGCTCGCCGACGCGGTGAGCTCCTTCGTCCGCTGGCACGCGGGCGGGCGGACCACCGCGCGGGTCGTGCAGTACGAGCTGGAGTCCCTCGGGCCCGACGCCCGCGCCGAGATCCTCGCACTGCGCCGCCAGGTCGACGGCGAGGTGCGCGGGATCATCGAGGAGGGCGCGCGGTCCGGCGAGTTCGAGGTCATCGACGTGCACGGCACCACGCTGGCCGTGCTGTCGCTCTGCATCGACGTCGCGCGGTGGTTCAACGTCGACGGGCCCCGCACGCCGGAGCAGGTCGGCGAGCTGTACGCCGAGCTGGTGCTGCGCATGGTCGGGGCCCAGGGCCCGGCGGTCTGA
- a CDS encoding TetR/AcrR family transcriptional regulator — protein MARPRKPLLSTDRIVEAARALVDAEGLAAVSTRRLAAELGVSGPSLYNHFRTKDEILEAVADSVSGQVDLSMFQDGRDWRTALHDWAVSYRAALRDHPNIVPVLARGPGRRPAGLRLADAVYGAMVAAGWPPAQATSIGALMRYFVMGSALGSFAGGFVDDASAYDPADYPHLQQAHLLAEQQEKIDERAFETGLTALLDGLARQYEQVRRTA, from the coding sequence ATGGCCCGACCGCGCAAGCCCCTGCTCAGCACCGACCGGATCGTCGAGGCGGCCCGCGCGCTCGTGGACGCGGAGGGTCTGGCCGCCGTCTCCACACGGCGGCTCGCCGCCGAACTGGGGGTCAGCGGGCCCTCTCTGTACAACCACTTCCGCACCAAGGACGAGATCCTGGAGGCGGTCGCCGACTCGGTGAGCGGCCAGGTGGACCTGTCGATGTTCCAGGACGGCCGGGACTGGCGGACCGCGCTGCACGACTGGGCCGTCTCCTACCGGGCCGCCCTGCGCGACCACCCGAACATCGTCCCGGTGCTGGCCCGCGGCCCCGGCCGCCGCCCGGCCGGACTGCGCCTGGCGGACGCCGTCTACGGCGCGATGGTCGCCGCGGGATGGCCGCCCGCGCAGGCCACGTCCATCGGCGCGCTGATGCGCTACTTCGTGATGGGCTCCGCCCTCGGCTCCTTCGCCGGGGGATTCGTGGACGACGCGAGCGCCTACGACCCCGCCGACTACCCCCATCTCCAGCAGGCCCACCTCCTCGCCGAGCAGCAGGAGAAGATCGACGAGCGCGCCTTCGAGACCGGTCTGACGGCCCTGCTGGACGGGCTGGCGCGGCAGTACGAGCAGGTGCGGCGTACGGCGTAG
- a CDS encoding MaoC family dehydratase, whose protein sequence is MAEPRIFTSVDDLKSAVGEQLGYTDWLDIDQKRIDLFAEATGDHQWIHVDPEKAAAGPFGTTIAHGYLTLSLLPLFGPQLIAVEGVKMGVNYGTNKVRFPAPVPVGSRLRATAAISAVEEVPGGVQVAVAFSVEREGGDKPVCVAESVARYYL, encoded by the coding sequence ATGGCAGAGCCGAGGATCTTCACGTCCGTCGACGACCTGAAGTCGGCGGTGGGCGAACAACTGGGGTACACCGACTGGCTCGACATCGACCAGAAGCGGATCGACCTCTTCGCGGAGGCCACCGGTGACCACCAGTGGATCCACGTCGACCCGGAGAAGGCCGCCGCCGGCCCCTTCGGCACCACCATCGCGCACGGCTATCTGACCCTGTCGCTGCTGCCCCTCTTCGGACCGCAGCTGATCGCCGTCGAGGGCGTGAAGATGGGCGTCAACTACGGCACGAACAAGGTGCGTTTCCCCGCCCCGGTCCCCGTCGGCTCCCGCCTGCGCGCCACCGCGGCGATCAGCGCCGTCGAGGAGGTGCCGGGCGGCGTCCAGGTGGCCGTCGCCTTCAGCGTCGAGCGCGAGGGCGGCGACAAGCCGGTCTGCGTCGCCGAGTCGGTGGCGCGCTACTACCTCTGA